AGCTCGCGAGCGCTGCCTGGAAGCAGGCCTACTTCCGGTTCGCCGGGGTCGAGGACCCGGAGCACGTCGAGTCCGCGCGGGCCGCCGCGCTCACGTTCATCGCCGGCCACCCGGTCAGCGAGCTCGAGCTGGTCGGCAACGAGATCTTCGACGAGACGATGGCCGGCCGGATCTGGCCGGGCACCCGCGCGCTCGCCCAGATGCACCTGGACGAGGGTCAGCAGGTCTGGCTCGTCACCGCGGCGCCCGTCGAGATCGCGCGGATCATCGCACGCCGGCTCGGCCTGACCGGTGCACTGGGGACGGTCGCGGAGTCGGTCGACGGCGTCTACACCGGACGGCTCGTCGGCGACATGCTTCACGGTCCGGCGAAGGCCGAGGCGGTCGTCGCGCTTGCGCGGCAGGAGGGGTTCGACCTCGCCCGCTGCTCGGCGTACTCCGACTCGTCCAACGACCTCCCGATGCTCTCGCTCGTCGGACACCCCTGCGCGGTCAACCCGGACTCCCGTCTGCGCGACCACGCACGGCGCAGCGGGTGGGAGATCCACGACTACCGGACCGGGCGCAAAGCGGCGAAGGCCGGGATGCTCGGTGCCGCCGTCGCCGGGGCGCTCACCGGCGCGGCTCTCGCCGTCGCACGAGCCCGCCGGGTCAGATGAAGGGGTGGCCGCGGTCGACGAGGAGCGCGTACAACGTCTGCTGGATCGTCTCCCGCACCTGGTCGGTCACGTTGAAGACGAGCATCGGGTCGTCCGCGGCCTCGGGCGGGTACGCGTCCGTCCGGACGGGCTCCCCGAACTCGATGATCCACTTGCTCGGCAGCGGGATCATCCCGAGCGGGCCGAGCCACGGGAAGAACGGGGTGATCGGCACGTACGGGATCCCGAGCAGGCGGGCCAGCGACGGGACGTTGCCGACGAGCGGATAGATCTCCTCGGCGCCGACGATCGACACCGGGACGATCGGCACGCCGGCACGCATCGCCGCCGAGACGAACCCGCCCCGGCCGAAGCGCTGCAGCTTGTAGCGCTCGCTGTACGGCTTGCCGATGCCCTTGAAGCCCTCCGGCCAGACACCGACGATGTGCCCGTCGCCGAGCAGCCGTTCGGCGTCCTCGTTGCAGGCCAGCGTGGCGCCCATCTTGCGGGCGAGCTCGCCGACGAAGGGCAGGTCGAACACGAGGTCGGCGCCGAGCAGCCGGAGCGTACGGTGCGCGTGGTCGTTGACGGTCAGCATCGTCATCAGGGCGTCGACCGGGACGGTGCCGGAGTGGTTCGCGACCACGAGCGCGCCACCGTCGGACGGGATGTGCTCGGCCCCGCGAACCTCGATCCGGAACCACTTCTCCGCGATCGGGCGCAGCGCGGCCATGCCGATCGCGTGCAGCTGGGGGTCGAGCCCGAACTCGTCGATCTCGTAGCCGCCGGTCAGGCGCCGCCGCAGCGTCGAGAGGAGCTGGGCGGCCTTGCCCTCCCAGTCCTCGCCGAGGACGGAGCGCGCGCCGTGGGTGAGGGCGGCGACCAGGTCCGCCAGCGGGATCCCGGGACCATCCTCGTCCGCCGGCTCGGGAGCGTCGTTCACGATCAGGGAGAACGCCGACCGCCGCGACGAGACGTCCTCGTCGGCGGTCACCGGTGGGGTGGGCTCGGTCGGGGGCTCCGGCGCAGCCTTCTTGGTGGTCCGCTTCACGGTCTTCGGGGGGTCCGGCGTCGGGTCGGCAGCCGCCTTCTTGGTGGTCCGCTTCACCGGTGTGCCTCCGGCGAGCGAGCGTGCGGCGGACGACGGCGTCGCGCTGCCGGTGCCGCGGCCCGGACGACCCCTCGTGCCGAGCGGGGCCTGGGGGTCCTGGGGGGCGTCAGGCATAGGTGCCTCCGAGGGCGGAGAGAAGGCCGGGGTCGATCGCCTCGGCAAAGGCGTCCAACGTCTGCGGCGTGGAGTAGAGCACCTCGTAGCCCAGCTCCTGCTCGAGCTTCGACCCGTCGCAGACGCGGCCGTACATGAACAGGCGGGTGAGCTCGGGCGTGAAGTCGGAGCTCATCAGGCGCACCATCCGGTGCGTGACGCCGTTGAACCCGACCGAGGGCAGGCGCAGCATCGGCCGTCCGAGCCGGCGCGCCGCCTGGCTGAGCGTGACGACCTGCGGGCCGACGACGTTGTAGGTGCCGTCGACGTTGCCGGTCGCGGCGAGCGCGAGCACGTTGAGGGCGTCGTACGGGTGGAGGAACTGCAGGCGCGGGTCGTAGCCGAGGATCGCCGGCAGCACCGGGAGCCGGAGGTACTCGCTGAACGGCGACAGCACGTCGCCCGCGAGGACGTTGCCGAGCCGGAACGTCGCGACGGCGACGTCGGGCCGTCGGCGGCCGAACCCGCGGACGTACGCCTCGACGTCGACCGCGTCCTTCGGGAAGCCGTGCGTCGTCCCCGCCCGGGCCGGCGTCTGCTCGGTGAACATCGCCGGGTTGCGGGCGGAGGTGCCGTAGACCGCGGTCGACGAGGCGACCACCAGCCGCTCCACCGTCCGGGAGTTCTGGCAGGCCGCGAGGAGCTGCATCGTCCCGATGACGTTGATCTCCTTGACGGCGCTGGTCGACCCCAGCTGACGCTGGGGCGCGGCGACGTTCGTGTGCACCACGGTGTCGACGTCCTCGACGGCGAGGACCTTGCCGACGACCGGCGTCCGGATGTCGGCACGCACGTACTTGATGCCGTGCATGTCGCCGGTCGGCGGCTGGACGTCGAGGCCGACCACCTTGTCCACGCCAGGCGTGACGGCAAGGCGGCGCGCGAGCCTCGACCCGAGGTCGCGCGCGACCCCGGTCACCAGGACGACGCGGCCCATCGCGGTGCGCCGAGGGCTACTTGCCGAGCTTGCGACGCTGGACGCGCGTGCGCTTCAGGAGCTTGCGGTGCTTCTTCTTCGACATCCGCTTGCGGCGCTTCTTGATGACAGAACCCACGGTTCACCTTCTTTTGTTTCACACAGCCTGGGTCGTGAGATGCCCCGGACGTGGGACAACCCCCGCCAAGCGTACGGGCAGGCCGGGCACCTGCGTGAACCGACCCGTGGCGCGGGCGGATCGTCAGGGCATCGGATCGAGGCCGTACGCCGGGAAGAGGGCGTTGCGGGTCGCAAGGATCTGGCGGTCGAGCCAGCTCGCGGGGTCGTAGCCCTCGCGCCAGTCGCGGAACGACGGGGTGCGTCCGTCGGTCATCCGGAGCGGAGCAGCACCGCCGCTCTTGAGCTCGGACACGTGGGCGCGCCACTGCGGCGGGGTCGGCGTCGTGGGGTCGATCTCGTGGCCGCCGACGATCGCCATGAGGTGGGCCCAGGACCGCGGGACGACGTCGGTCACGGCGTAGCCGCCACCTCCGTACGCGACCCAGCGCCCGCCGCAGACCTCGTCGGCGAGGCCGCGCAGCGCGAGGTACGACGCCCGCTGGCCGTCGACGCTCAGCATCAGGTTCGTCAGCGGGTCGTCCATGTGCGAGTCGCAGCCCTGCTGCGTGACCAGGACGTCGGGCTTGAACTCGCGGACGAGGGCGGGGACGACGGCGTGGTAGGCCCGGAGCCAGCCCGCGTCGGAGGTGCCCGGCGGCAGCGCGACGTTGACGGAGGTGCCGACGGCGTCGCCCGTGCCGGTCTCGGAGGCCAGCCCGGTGCCCGGGAAGAGCGTCTGCGGGGTCTCGTGCAGCGAGATCGTGAGGACGCGAGGGTCGTCGTAGAAGACCTTCTGGACTCCGTCGCCGTGGTGGGCGTCGACGTCGACGTACGCGACACGGTGGGCCCCGTGGTCGAGCAGCCAGCGGATCGCGACGGCGACGTCGTTGTAGATGCAGAACCCGCTGGCCCGGTCGGGCATCGCGTGGTGGAGGCCGCCGCAGACGTTGATCGCACGGAGCCTGCCGCCGGTCCACACCTGGCGTGCCGCCTCGACCGACGCGCCGACGATGAGCGAGCTCGCGGCGTGCATGTGGGCGAAGGTCGGGTTGTCGTCGGTGCCGAGGCCGACCGCGAGGTTGGAGACCGTCGGGTCGTCGCTCGCCGCCTTCACCGCCGCGATGTAGTCGGGCGTGTGGACGGTCGCGATCAGGTCGTCGTCGGCGGGGACGGCGGGAACCTCGACGAGGTCGGCGCCGACGACCCCGAGCTCACCGGCCAGCTCCATCGCGAGGCCCACGCGGATGGGAGCCATGGGGTGGGACGGGCCGAAGTCGTACCCGGTGAGGCTGTCGCTGCTGACGACGCACGCGGGGCCGGCTCCGTGATCCATGCCACCCAGCGTAGCCCGCGCGTGATGCGCGTCTCGTCGG
Above is a genomic segment from Mumia sp. Pv4-285 containing:
- a CDS encoding HAD family hydrolase: MDPHEYHRPRNPRARNLRARSMLAGEASAAAAEVENAFAVPPDTTAAAFFDVDNTVMQGASLFHLARGLYKRKFFTTGELASAAWKQAYFRFAGVEDPEHVESARAAALTFIAGHPVSELELVGNEIFDETMAGRIWPGTRALAQMHLDEGQQVWLVTAAPVEIARIIARRLGLTGALGTVAESVDGVYTGRLVGDMLHGPAKAEAVVALARQEGFDLARCSAYSDSSNDLPMLSLVGHPCAVNPDSRLRDHARRSGWEIHDYRTGRKAAKAGMLGAAVAGALTGAALAVARARRVR
- a CDS encoding lysophospholipid acyltransferase family protein; this translates as MPDAPQDPQAPLGTRGRPGRGTGSATPSSAARSLAGGTPVKRTTKKAAADPTPDPPKTVKRTTKKAAPEPPTEPTPPVTADEDVSSRRSAFSLIVNDAPEPADEDGPGIPLADLVAALTHGARSVLGEDWEGKAAQLLSTLRRRLTGGYEIDEFGLDPQLHAIGMAALRPIAEKWFRIEVRGAEHIPSDGGALVVANHSGTVPVDALMTMLTVNDHAHRTLRLLGADLVFDLPFVGELARKMGATLACNEDAERLLGDGHIVGVWPEGFKGIGKPYSERYKLQRFGRGGFVSAAMRAGVPIVPVSIVGAEEIYPLVGNVPSLARLLGIPYVPITPFFPWLGPLGMIPLPSKWIIEFGEPVRTDAYPPEAADDPMLVFNVTDQVRETIQQTLYALLVDRGHPFI
- a CDS encoding NAD-dependent epimerase/dehydratase family protein yields the protein MGRVVLVTGVARDLGSRLARRLAVTPGVDKVVGLDVQPPTGDMHGIKYVRADIRTPVVGKVLAVEDVDTVVHTNVAAPQRQLGSTSAVKEINVIGTMQLLAACQNSRTVERLVVASSTAVYGTSARNPAMFTEQTPARAGTTHGFPKDAVDVEAYVRGFGRRRPDVAVATFRLGNVLAGDVLSPFSEYLRLPVLPAILGYDPRLQFLHPYDALNVLALAATGNVDGTYNVVGPQVVTLSQAARRLGRPMLRLPSVGFNGVTHRMVRLMSSDFTPELTRLFMYGRVCDGSKLEQELGYEVLYSTPQTLDAFAEAIDPGLLSALGGTYA
- a CDS encoding 30S ribosomal protein bS22, producing MGSVIKKRRKRMSKKKHRKLLKRTRVQRRKLGK
- a CDS encoding acetoin utilization protein AcuC; protein product: MDHGAGPACVVSSDSLTGYDFGPSHPMAPIRVGLAMELAGELGVVGADLVEVPAVPADDDLIATVHTPDYIAAVKAASDDPTVSNLAVGLGTDDNPTFAHMHAASSLIVGASVEAARQVWTGGRLRAINVCGGLHHAMPDRASGFCIYNDVAVAIRWLLDHGAHRVAYVDVDAHHGDGVQKVFYDDPRVLTISLHETPQTLFPGTGLASETGTGDAVGTSVNVALPPGTSDAGWLRAYHAVVPALVREFKPDVLVTQQGCDSHMDDPLTNLMLSVDGQRASYLALRGLADEVCGGRWVAYGGGGYAVTDVVPRSWAHLMAIVGGHEIDPTTPTPPQWRAHVSELKSGGAAPLRMTDGRTPSFRDWREGYDPASWLDRQILATRNALFPAYGLDPMP